From Thermococcus sp., a single genomic window includes:
- a CDS encoding inositol-3-phosphate synthase, producing MVRVVILGQGYVASIFASGLEKIKAGKLEPYGVPLANELPIKIEDIEIVGSYDVDRAKVGKDLHEVVKTYDPEAPESLKGITIRKGIHLGSLRNLPIEATGLDDEMTLKEAVERLVSEWKELKPDVFVNVCTTEAFVPFESREELEKAIEEGRKDRLTATQVYVYAAAKYAKEVGGAAFVNAIPTLIANDPVFVELAKESNLVIFGDDGATGATPLTADILSHLAQRNRYVLDIAQFNIGGNQDFLALTDKERNKSKEFTKSSIVQDLLGYDAPHYIKPTGFLEPLGDKKFIAMHIEYVSFNGAHDELVITGRINDSPALAGLLVDLVRLGKIAVDRKEFGTVYEVNAFYMKNPGPKEARNIPRIIAHEKMRQWAGLKPKWL from the coding sequence ATGGTCAGGGTTGTTATACTCGGACAGGGCTACGTGGCAAGCATATTTGCGAGCGGTCTTGAAAAGATAAAGGCAGGAAAGCTCGAGCCCTATGGTGTTCCCCTCGCCAACGAGCTCCCGATTAAGATTGAGGACATAGAGATAGTTGGTTCCTACGACGTTGACAGGGCAAAGGTCGGAAAGGACCTCCACGAGGTCGTTAAAACCTATGACCCGGAAGCTCCAGAGAGCCTCAAGGGAATCACAATCAGGAAGGGTATCCATCTCGGAAGCCTCAGGAACCTCCCGATTGAAGCGACCGGTCTCGACGACGAGATGACCCTCAAGGAGGCCGTTGAGAGGCTCGTCAGCGAGTGGAAGGAGCTTAAACCAGATGTCTTCGTCAACGTCTGCACCACTGAAGCTTTTGTCCCCTTCGAGAGCAGGGAGGAGCTCGAGAAAGCTATCGAGGAAGGTAGGAAGGACAGGCTCACCGCGACGCAGGTCTACGTTTATGCAGCAGCAAAGTACGCAAAAGAAGTTGGAGGAGCGGCCTTCGTCAACGCGATTCCAACTCTGATAGCCAACGACCCGGTCTTCGTCGAGCTAGCGAAGGAGAGCAACCTCGTTATCTTCGGCGACGACGGTGCCACCGGCGCAACGCCGCTCACAGCCGACATACTCAGCCACCTTGCCCAGAGGAACCGCTACGTCCTTGATATAGCGCAGTTCAACATCGGCGGAAACCAGGACTTCCTCGCTCTGACTGACAAGGAGCGCAACAAGAGCAAGGAGTTCACTAAGTCGAGCATAGTCCAGGACCTCCTTGGCTATGATGCGCCGCATTACATAAAGCCCACTGGCTTCCTCGAGCCGCTCGGCGACAAGAAGTTCATAGCTATGCACATCGAGTACGTGAGCTTCAACGGCGCCCACGATGAGCTCGTCATAACCGGCAGGATAAACGACAGTCCAGCTTTGGCAGGTCTCCTCGTCGACCTCGTCAGGCTCGGAAAGATAGCCGTTGACAGGAAGGAGTTCGGAACGGTTTATGAGGTCAACGCCTTCTACATGAAGAACCCCGGACCGAAGGAAGCGAGGAACATACCACGCATAATAGCTCACGAGAAGATGCGCCAGTGGGCCGGTCTCAAGCCTAAGTGGCTCTGA
- a CDS encoding CopG family transcriptional regulator: MPRDKIPKLFDGSIDELTKPTKPSKPKKEHNLKNEKMQKTLYVSRDMNVKLIQLYAEEGRRQSAIVEDAVNLYYYLRLALGEKKFEELLSAVKREDPEFLRDYISKLKP, from the coding sequence TTGCCGAGGGATAAAATCCCCAAGCTCTTCGACGGCTCGATAGACGAGCTTACGAAGCCGACGAAGCCATCAAAACCGAAGAAAGAACACAACCTGAAGAATGAGAAGATGCAGAAGACCCTCTACGTCAGCAGGGACATGAACGTAAAGCTCATACAGCTCTATGCTGAAGAGGGGAGGAGGCAGAGCGCAATAGTGGAAGATGCTGTCAACCTCTACTACTACCTCCGCCTCGCCCTCGGGGAGAAGAAGTTTGAAGAACTCTTAAGTGCTGTAAAAAGGGAGGACCCCGAGTTCCTGCGCGATTACATCTCAAAGCTGAAGCCTTAG
- a CDS encoding FAD synthase, translated as MGEKRKIRVLVGGVFDILHVGHIHFLKQARELGDELVVIVAHDETVRMQKRRDPINPAEDRAELLRAIKYVDEVYIGSPGTIDFELVRRINPDVIAIGPDQNFNCEKLKEELRKHGINAQVIRVPYLYKSDRAKTSKIIQRIVETYCE; from the coding sequence ATGGGAGAAAAAAGGAAAATCAGGGTTCTCGTTGGGGGCGTCTTTGACATCCTTCACGTAGGTCACATCCACTTTTTGAAGCAGGCAAGGGAACTCGGCGACGAGCTTGTCGTTATAGTAGCTCACGACGAAACCGTGAGGATGCAGAAGAGGCGCGACCCAATAAACCCTGCTGAGGACAGGGCGGAGCTCCTGAGGGCGATAAAATACGTTGACGAGGTTTACATAGGCTCGCCCGGGACTATAGACTTTGAGCTGGTCAGGAGGATAAACCCAGACGTCATAGCCATTGGCCCAGACCAGAACTTTAACTGCGAGAAACTTAAGGAAGAACTTCGAAAACACGGGATAAACGCTCAGGTAATTCGCGTTCCGTACCTCTACAAGAGTGACAGGGCAAAGACGAGTAAGATAATCCAGAGGATTGTGGAAACCTACTGCGAGTGA
- a CDS encoding ParA family protein, with translation MAVVISVANQKGGVGKTTLTMNLGFALADMGKRVLLVDVDPQFNLTFGLIGMKVLDYAERHVGTLMTRESEINESLIHVRKNLDLIPSHLNLSAKEIEIINAYNRERRLEKALLPILPDYDYVLIDNPPSMGIFLVNSLTASDYVLIPLELSYFGVIGMQLMFNLMRMIREETNENLKLLGLVPNKFTKQTKVPKLRLKELKETYPDAPILATIPKAIALEKAQSEGKSIFEFDGKSRAAKAFLKLAKEVVEIAEG, from the coding sequence ATGGCAGTGGTAATCAGCGTTGCCAATCAGAAGGGGGGAGTCGGGAAGACCACCCTGACGATGAACCTCGGCTTTGCCCTAGCGGATATGGGGAAGAGGGTTCTCCTCGTTGACGTTGACCCCCAGTTCAACCTCACCTTCGGACTAATCGGCATGAAGGTTCTTGACTACGCCGAGAGACACGTTGGGACGCTTATGACCAGAGAAAGCGAGATTAACGAGAGCCTTATACATGTGAGGAAAAACCTCGACCTTATTCCCAGCCATCTGAACCTTTCAGCGAAAGAAATTGAAATCATAAACGCCTACAACCGCGAAAGGAGGCTTGAAAAAGCACTCCTACCGATTCTGCCGGACTACGACTACGTCCTAATTGACAACCCCCCGAGCATGGGCATCTTCCTCGTAAACTCGCTGACTGCCTCCGACTACGTCTTGATTCCCCTCGAGCTCAGCTACTTTGGAGTTATAGGAATGCAACTCATGTTCAACCTCATGAGAATGATACGCGAAGAAACCAACGAGAACCTGAAACTCCTCGGTCTCGTTCCAAACAAGTTCACCAAACAGACGAAGGTTCCAAAACTCCGCCTCAAGGAGCTTAAGGAGACGTATCCAGACGCACCAATCCTCGCGACCATTCCAAAAGCCATAGCCCTTGAGAAGGCCCAGAGCGAGGGGAAGAGCATATTTGAATTTGATGGTAAGAGTCGCGCCGCGAAGGCCTTCCTAAAGCTCGCCAAAGAGGTGGTTGAGATTGCCGAGGGATAA
- the ftsZ gene encoding cell division protein FtsZ → MVFKLLEQAGIKIDLDDEPKRPKMEENLMEDDDDLIKIVIVGVGGSGNNTITRLYELGVQGAELIAMNTDAQALKHAKAHKKLLLGKEITQGKGSGGDPEIGYRAAEASAHEIAETIGDADLVFITAGMGNGTGTGAAPVVARVVKERARHNGRFREPLVVSVVTFPFKNEGKLRIEKAKAGIKALLYYSDTVVIIENDKLLQLVPKLPINAAFRFADEIIARMVKGITETIKLPSMVNIDFADVYSVMKNGGAALIGIGESDSSNRAVDAVKNALQNKLLDVEYGSGEKALVHFTVGPDISLGEINEAMNIVYEKLGEKSEIKWGARIDEDMGKMVRAMVIMTGVKSPHILGGETALQLAPKEALLPAKPKKTFESFEDKLYKTIARREEPKSGLPSYISRVLDDFEDLS, encoded by the coding sequence ATGGTGTTTAAACTGCTCGAACAGGCGGGGATAAAGATAGACCTCGACGACGAGCCAAAGAGGCCAAAGATGGAAGAGAACCTTATGGAGGATGATGACGATTTGATAAAGATTGTTATCGTTGGTGTCGGTGGTTCTGGTAATAACACAATAACGCGCCTTTATGAGCTCGGCGTCCAGGGGGCGGAGTTAATAGCGATGAACACCGATGCTCAGGCCTTGAAGCACGCAAAGGCCCACAAGAAGCTTCTCCTGGGGAAGGAAATAACGCAGGGCAAGGGTTCCGGCGGAGACCCCGAGATAGGCTACCGCGCGGCGGAGGCAAGCGCCCACGAGATAGCCGAGACGATTGGAGATGCTGACCTCGTCTTCATAACGGCCGGAATGGGCAACGGAACCGGAACAGGAGCGGCTCCAGTCGTTGCGAGAGTCGTAAAGGAGCGTGCGAGGCACAACGGCAGGTTCAGGGAGCCCCTTGTGGTTAGCGTCGTAACGTTCCCCTTCAAGAACGAGGGCAAGCTGAGAATTGAGAAGGCCAAGGCCGGTATAAAGGCCCTCCTCTATTACTCCGACACCGTTGTGATAATAGAAAACGACAAGCTCCTCCAGCTCGTTCCAAAGCTCCCGATAAACGCCGCCTTCCGCTTCGCCGACGAGATAATAGCGAGGATGGTGAAGGGAATAACCGAGACAATAAAGCTCCCGTCGATGGTGAACATAGACTTCGCCGACGTTTATAGCGTCATGAAGAATGGCGGTGCGGCTTTGATAGGAATAGGAGAGAGCGACTCAAGCAACCGGGCCGTGGATGCCGTCAAGAACGCCCTCCAGAACAAGCTTCTCGATGTTGAATACGGGAGCGGTGAAAAGGCCCTCGTCCACTTTACAGTTGGACCAGATATAAGCCTCGGCGAAATCAACGAGGCTATGAACATCGTCTATGAAAAACTCGGCGAGAAGAGTGAAATCAAGTGGGGGGCAAGGATTGACGAGGACATGGGCAAGATGGTCAGGGCCATGGTCATAATGACTGGCGTTAAGAGCCCGCACATCCTTGGTGGTGAAACGGCACTCCAGCTGGCCCCCAAGGAGGCACTTCTACCGGCGAAGCCCAAGAAGACTTTCGAGTCCTTTGAAGACAAACTCTACAAGACGATAGCGAGGAGAGAGGAACCAAAGTCTGGGCTTCCATCATACATAAGCCGGGTCCTTGACGACTTCGAGGACCTCTCCTGA
- a CDS encoding DUF4443 domain-containing protein — translation MSWKRGAYPEFTVEDAVAVLFLMKNPIGRKTISELLDLGEGSVRTLLRKLSKQGLIESSQRGHVLSENGRGLIGELSKAFSEVYSAGKVDGFPAYALVVKNPPEFKSIELRDEAIRFFARGAMILVVKKGEIVFPEDGRPLKETMPELAERLSTIRTEEGDMVVVTWAENPADAMKSAYHVAVFLKDVPEEIKSLVR, via the coding sequence ATGAGCTGGAAGAGGGGAGCCTATCCAGAGTTCACCGTTGAAGACGCGGTCGCGGTTCTTTTCCTAATGAAAAACCCCATTGGAAGGAAGACAATCTCGGAACTCCTCGACTTGGGAGAGGGAAGTGTCAGAACGCTGTTGAGGAAGCTTTCGAAGCAGGGACTCATAGAGTCCTCCCAGAGGGGCCACGTCCTGAGCGAAAATGGAAGGGGACTCATTGGGGAACTTTCGAAGGCCTTCTCTGAAGTTTACTCTGCAGGGAAGGTTGATGGGTTTCCGGCCTATGCACTCGTCGTGAAAAATCCGCCGGAGTTCAAGAGCATCGAGCTCAGGGACGAGGCGATAAGGTTCTTCGCTAGGGGTGCAATGATTCTGGTCGTTAAGAAAGGGGAAATCGTTTTTCCTGAGGACGGCAGGCCGTTGAAGGAAACGATGCCGGAACTTGCCGAAAGGCTTTCCACCATCAGAACGGAGGAGGGAGACATGGTTGTCGTTACGTGGGCCGAGAATCCGGCGGATGCGATGAAGAGTGCCTATCACGTTGCCGTATTTTTGAAGGACGTCCCAGAGGAGATAAAGTCTCTCGTGAGGTGA
- a CDS encoding ribbon-helix-helix domain-containing protein: MSRMRIISVQLPQGLINAMDQLVKKGVYPNRSEIIREAIRELLKRELYQLDAENRSTPDYIIK, translated from the coding sequence ATGAGCAGGATGAGAATTATAAGTGTTCAGCTTCCGCAGGGCCTCATAAACGCGATGGACCAGTTAGTTAAGAAGGGGGTTTATCCCAACAGAAGTGAAATCATCCGTGAGGCAATTCGCGAGCTTCTGAAGAGGGAACTTTACCAGCTTGACGCTGAAAACCGCTCAACACCCGATTACATCATAAAATAA
- the pyrF gene encoding orotidine-5'-phosphate decarboxylase, whose amino-acid sequence MNRLILALDLYDREKAIEIARQTADYLWAIKVNWPLILGSGLGIISELKQVTGLPVIADLKLADIPNTNRLIARKVFEAGADYIIIHGFVGRDSVKAVMELGETIIVVEMSHLGAKEFIQPVTDKLIEMANGLEPFGVIAPATRPERVAYIRSKLKPGIRVITPGVGAQGGKVGDVLKAGADYIIVGRAIYQSDNPRESARKIHEEVEAWS is encoded by the coding sequence GTGAACCGGCTAATTCTCGCTCTTGACCTCTACGACCGCGAAAAGGCCATAGAAATAGCCCGTCAAACTGCCGACTACCTCTGGGCGATTAAGGTCAACTGGCCACTCATCCTAGGTTCGGGTCTCGGGATAATATCAGAACTGAAGCAAGTGACGGGACTTCCGGTCATAGCGGATTTGAAGCTCGCGGATATTCCAAATACAAACAGGCTGATAGCCAGAAAAGTCTTTGAAGCCGGTGCTGACTACATCATAATCCACGGCTTCGTCGGAAGGGATAGCGTTAAAGCGGTAATGGAGCTCGGAGAGACTATAATTGTCGTTGAGATGAGCCACCTTGGAGCAAAAGAGTTCATCCAGCCGGTGACAGATAAACTCATCGAGATGGCCAACGGGCTTGAGCCTTTTGGTGTTATAGCACCCGCAACAAGGCCGGAGCGCGTCGCTTACATCCGTTCAAAGCTGAAGCCGGGGATTAGGGTGATAACGCCCGGCGTCGGTGCTCAGGGGGGAAAGGTAGGGGACGTTTTAAAAGCCGGTGCCGATTACATCATCGTGGGAAGGGCGATATACCAGAGTGATAATCCAAGGGAGAGCGCGAGGAAGATTCACGAGGAGGTGGAAGCATGGAGCTGA
- a CDS encoding RNA-binding protein, with amino-acid sequence MELKVKHPLSKKEVKEIILEMSEIFGEEIAKKMLNKKDRVELAEFDKTTEILLVNGKPFFIRRKGLIFPLVIALYELSNEEDLRKWPRRVVVDEGAVPYIINGADVMAAGIVDADENIREGDFVFVVEEQYGRPLAIGIALMSGEEMKKKPKGKAVKNIHHAKDKIWNVTVG; translated from the coding sequence ATGGAGCTGAAGGTCAAGCATCCATTGAGCAAGAAGGAGGTTAAGGAGATAATCCTCGAGATGAGCGAGATTTTCGGAGAGGAGATAGCGAAAAAAATGCTGAACAAAAAGGACCGTGTTGAGCTCGCGGAGTTCGACAAGACCACCGAGATTCTCCTCGTCAACGGAAAGCCCTTCTTCATAAGGCGCAAGGGCTTAATCTTTCCCCTTGTCATAGCGCTCTACGAGCTGTCCAATGAGGAGGACTTGAGGAAGTGGCCGAGGCGGGTTGTGGTTGATGAAGGAGCCGTTCCATACATCATCAACGGTGCCGACGTGATGGCGGCGGGGATAGTTGACGCCGACGAGAACATAAGGGAGGGTGACTTTGTCTTCGTGGTTGAGGAGCAGTACGGAAGGCCCCTTGCCATCGGGATAGCCCTCATGAGCGGGGAGGAAATGAAGAAGAAGCCCAAGGGCAAAGCGGTGAAGAACATCCACCATGCGAAGGATAAAATCTGGAACGTCACGGTGGGATGA